The Apium graveolens cultivar Ventura chromosome 11, ASM990537v1, whole genome shotgun sequence genome has a window encoding:
- the LOC141698647 gene encoding uncharacterized protein LOC141698647 isoform X1, with product MYLESLSLDNCWWDEMKSLCFPQLKALSISNFGGSVLITISGFRSLQQLQRLVIINCALLEEIVEDVKGDEHAEMDTQTIFGLEQLKSVFFSCLPNLKSFIHGSNYECYMPSLKEVEVRNCGLLSLFRGSISRNLQQLETLVVFNCRLLEGIVEDGRGEAINFCKLKILWLMHLSSLKSFYREKKEMHLGSLNNSGISCVQFQPLFDGMVAFPSLKYLEIKDLEITDIWGNHNYDDYKNNFVASSFCKLYMLEVNHCRKLESVIPHAMLHRLRNLERLDVSYCRGLRNAFPSCIARDLTHLRQLRFIRCTMMREIIRGSEREEEEEEIIVFPELKELELVDLKILTCFWCCLSGKSSTFTYKVQFPSLVNFKLNSCGKINIEAIELGSDDSNCTLRSLYIESDNQMQLPCKWQVHLYNLKTISLSGCWWHDVESLYFPKLQELEVKSSGRSALFTVSGFRSLLQLQTLKISECALLEEIVEDVRGDEHAGMDTKTIELFQLDSVIFKDLPNLRIFAHGANYQYYMPALKKVEVDNCGLPSLFTSPVFRNLHLETLVISNCRLLEGIINDGRGDETSDTDDKIFILCQLSSVTLNDLPNLRSFSCSVSYAFNMPKLEKIHVLGCPQLENFTCLKTCTELVSVCAERL from the exons ATGTATCTGGAATCATTGTCATTGGATAACTGTTGGTGGGATGAGATGAAATCTCTATGTTTCCCACAACTAAAGGCGCTGAGTATTTCTAATTTTGGAGGCTCTGTTCTTATTACAATCTCAGGCTTTCGAAGTCTACAACAACTCCAAAGACTAGTAATAATAAATTGTGCTTTGTTGGAAGAAATTGTTGAAGACGTAAAAGGTGACGAACATGCTGAAATGGATACGCAGACTATTTTTGGACTAGAACAGCTGAAATCAGTTTTCTTTAGTTGTTTGCCAAACCTCAAAAGTTTTATCCACGGTTCAAACTATGAGTGTTATATGCCGTCTTTAAAAGAGGTGGAAGTTAGAAACTGTGGACTGTTATCTCTTTTCAGGGGTTCTATCTCTAGAAATCTCCAACAGCTCGAAACTTTAGTAGTATTCAACTGCAGACTTTTGGAAGGCATTGTTGAGGATGGAAGGGGAGAAGCCATAAACTTCTGTAAACTAAAAATTTTGTGGCTAATGCATCTGAGTAGTCTTAAAAGCTTTTACAGGGAAAAGAAAGAAATGCATTTGGGCTCGTTGAACAACTCTGGCATCTCCTGCGTTCAATTTCAACCGCTATTTGATGGAATG GTTGCATTCCCTTCCTTGAAATATTTGGAAATCAAAGATTTGGAAATCACTGATATTTGGGGAAATCATAATTATGAtgactataaaaataattttgtaGCTTCCTCCTTTTGCAAACTATATATGCTCGAGGTAAACCACTGTAGGAAACTTGAAAGTGTGATCCCACATGCCATGTTGCATAGGCTACGGAATTTGGAAAGACTGGACGTAAGCTATTGCCGTGGCTTAAGAAACGCGTTCCCCAGTTGTATAGCCAGAGATCTTACCCACCTTAGACAGTTGAGGTTCATAAGGTGCACGATGATGAGAGAGATAATTAGGGGAAGTGAacgagaagaagaagaagaagaaatcatcGTGTTCCCTGAGTTGAAGGAGCTGGAGCTTGTTGATTTGAAGATTTTGACCTGTTTTTGGTGTTGCCTGAGTGGGAAATCAAGTACCTTCACCTACAAG GTTCAATTCCCAAGCTTGGTAAATTTTAAGCTAAATAGTTGTGGGAAGATTAACATAGAAGCAATAGAGTTGGGCAGTGATGATTCTAACTGCACGCTAAGGAGTTTATATATTGAAAGTGATAACCAGATGCAACTACCATGTAAATGGCAAGTTCATTTATATAATCTGAAAACAATATCATTGTCTGGCTGTTGGTGGCATGATGTAGAATCTCTATATTTCCCAAAATTACAGGAACTGGAAGTTAAAAGTTCTGGACGCTCTGCTCTTTTCACAGTCTCAGGCTTTAGAAGTCTACTACAACTCCAAACACTAAAAATATCAGAATGTGCTTTGTTGGAAGAAATTGTAGAGGATGTAAGAGGTGATGAACATGCTGGAATGGATACCAAGACTATTGAACTCTTTCAGCTGGATTCAGTTATTTTTAAAGATTTGCCAAACCTCAGAATTTTTGCCCATGGTGCAAATTATCAGTACTATATGCCTGCTTTAAAGAAGGTGGAAGTTGATAACTGTGGACTCCCTTCTCTTTTCACGAGCCCTGTCTTCAGAAATCTCCATCTCGAAACATTAGTGATATCAAATTGCAGGTTGTTGGAAGGCATTATTAATGATGGAAGGGGAGATGAAACTTCTGACACAGATGACAAGATTTTCATACTCTGTCAACTCTCATCAGTTACTCTTAATGATTTGCCAAACCTCAGAAGTTTCAGTTGCAGTGTAAGCTACGCTTTCAATATGCCCAAGTTAGAAAAAATTCATGTGCTTGGGTGTCCCCAGCTAGAGAATTTCACTTGCTTAAAAACATGCACAGAATTAGTATCTGTTTGTGCAGAGAGGCTTTAA
- the LOC141698647 gene encoding uncharacterized protein LOC141698647 isoform X2, whose product MYLESLSLDNCWWDEMKSLCFPQLKALSISNFGGSVLITISGFRSLQQLQRLVIINCALLEEIVEDVKGDEHAEMDTQTIFGLEQLKSVFFSCLPNLKSFIHGSNYECYMPSLKEVEVRNCGLLSLFRGSISRNLQQLETLVVFNCRLLEGIVEDGRGEAINFCKLKILWLMHLSSLKSFYREKKEMHLGSLNNSGISCVQFQPLFDGMVAFPSLKYLEIKDLEITDIWGNHNYDDYKNNFVASSFCKLYMLEVNHCRKLESVIPHAMLHRLRNLERLDVSYCRGLRNAFPSCIARDLTHLRQLRFIRCTMMREIIRGSEREEEEEEIIVFPELKELELVDLKILTCFWCCLSGKSSTFTYKVQFPSLVNFKLNSCGKINIEAIELGSDDSNCTLRSLYIESDNQMQLPCKWNWKLKVLDALLFSQSQALEVYYNSKH is encoded by the exons ATGTATCTGGAATCATTGTCATTGGATAACTGTTGGTGGGATGAGATGAAATCTCTATGTTTCCCACAACTAAAGGCGCTGAGTATTTCTAATTTTGGAGGCTCTGTTCTTATTACAATCTCAGGCTTTCGAAGTCTACAACAACTCCAAAGACTAGTAATAATAAATTGTGCTTTGTTGGAAGAAATTGTTGAAGACGTAAAAGGTGACGAACATGCTGAAATGGATACGCAGACTATTTTTGGACTAGAACAGCTGAAATCAGTTTTCTTTAGTTGTTTGCCAAACCTCAAAAGTTTTATCCACGGTTCAAACTATGAGTGTTATATGCCGTCTTTAAAAGAGGTGGAAGTTAGAAACTGTGGACTGTTATCTCTTTTCAGGGGTTCTATCTCTAGAAATCTCCAACAGCTCGAAACTTTAGTAGTATTCAACTGCAGACTTTTGGAAGGCATTGTTGAGGATGGAAGGGGAGAAGCCATAAACTTCTGTAAACTAAAAATTTTGTGGCTAATGCATCTGAGTAGTCTTAAAAGCTTTTACAGGGAAAAGAAAGAAATGCATTTGGGCTCGTTGAACAACTCTGGCATCTCCTGCGTTCAATTTCAACCGCTATTTGATGGAATG GTTGCATTCCCTTCCTTGAAATATTTGGAAATCAAAGATTTGGAAATCACTGATATTTGGGGAAATCATAATTATGAtgactataaaaataattttgtaGCTTCCTCCTTTTGCAAACTATATATGCTCGAGGTAAACCACTGTAGGAAACTTGAAAGTGTGATCCCACATGCCATGTTGCATAGGCTACGGAATTTGGAAAGACTGGACGTAAGCTATTGCCGTGGCTTAAGAAACGCGTTCCCCAGTTGTATAGCCAGAGATCTTACCCACCTTAGACAGTTGAGGTTCATAAGGTGCACGATGATGAGAGAGATAATTAGGGGAAGTGAacgagaagaagaagaagaagaaatcatcGTGTTCCCTGAGTTGAAGGAGCTGGAGCTTGTTGATTTGAAGATTTTGACCTGTTTTTGGTGTTGCCTGAGTGGGAAATCAAGTACCTTCACCTACAAG GTTCAATTCCCAAGCTTGGTAAATTTTAAGCTAAATAGTTGTGGGAAGATTAACATAGAAGCAATAGAGTTGGGCAGTGATGATTCTAACTGCACGCTAAGGAGTTTATATATTGAAAGTGATAACCAGATGCAACTACCATGTAAATG GAACTGGAAGTTAAAAGTTCTGGACGCTCTGCTCTTTTCACAGTCTCAGGCTTTAGAAGTCTACTACAACTCCAAACACTAA
- the LOC141697367 gene encoding putative transporter C405.03c, which yields MGWRYRAGLFLIGTVVIIWVSSAEVTQGIFTDYKQPFAVTYLGASLMVVYLPIAFLKDCIYSYLKKRTSRSSKSISTENGAIKMFEIEIQGSINRKDSEGDISAQEEEMLLVPADTVKQNKELTTREVATYGFYIAPIWFVTEYLSNAALARTSVASTTVLSSTSGLFTLFIGAFLGQDSLNVTKVVAVFVSMAGVAMTTLGKTWAADDSELNTSNGKRSLVGDLFGLLSALSYGLFTVLLKKFSGEEGERVDVQKLFGYIGLFTLVALWWLVWPLTALGIEPKFTIPHSAKLDEVVIANGFIGSVLSDYFWALCVVWTTPLVATLGMSLTIPLAMVADMMIHGRHYSAIYILGSVQVFAGFVIANLPDRFSKKLGF from the exons ATGGGCTGGAGATACAGAGCTGGGTTGTTTCTAATTGGTACTGTTGTTATTATTTGGGTTTCTTCTGCAGAGGTTACACAG GGCATTTTCACAGATTATAAGCAGCCTTTTGCTGTGACATATCTTGGTGCTTCTTTAATGGTAGTGTATCTTCCAATAGCATTCCTTAAGGACTGTATCTATAGTTATCTTAAGAAACGTACCTCTAGAAGTAGCAAGAGTATATCAACGGAAAATGGGGCCATAAAAATGTTTGAAATTGAGATTCAAGGGTCAATTAATAGAAAAGACAGTGAAGGGGATATCTCTGCTCAGGAAGAAGAAATGCTATTGGTTCCTGCTGACACAGTGAAGCAAAACAAAGAGCTTACCACCAGGGAAGTTGCTACTTATGGATTTTACATTGCCCCTATTTGGTTTGTTACAGAG TATTTATCAAATGCTGCACTCGCACGGACAAGTGTGGCAAGCACAACAGTATTGTCCTCAACATCGGGGCTTTTTACTCTTTTTATTGGTGCATTTCTGGGTCAAGACTCCTTAAATGTGACAAAGGTAGTTGCTGTCTTTGTTAGCATGGCAGGTGTTGCCATGACCACGCTTGGAAAAACATGGGCAGCAGATGATTCAGAATTGAATACTTC TAATGGAAAACGCTCACTTGTTGGTGACCTCTTTGGCCTTCTCTCAGCTTTGTCGTATGGGCTATTTACTG TTCTTCTCAAAAAGTTCTCTGGGGAGGAAGGTGAAAGAGTTGATGTACAAAAGTTGTTTGGATATATTGGCTTGTTTACTCTTGTTGCCCTGTGGTGGCTTG TATGGCCTTTGACAGCATTAGGAATTGAACCGAAATTTACGATTCCGCACTCAGCTAAATTGGATGAAGTTGTTATTGCTAATGGTTTTATTGGAAGTGTTCTTTCTGACTACTTTTG GGCATTATGTGTTGTTTGGACAACTCCACTTGTGGCTACTTTGGGAATGTCTCTCACAATCCCACTTGCTATGGTGGCTGATATGATGATTCATGGCCGCCATTATTCAGCCATTTACATTCTTGGTTCAGTGCAA GTGTTTGCTGGATTTGTGATTGCTAATCTCCCGGATAGGTTTTCAAAGAAGTTGGGATTTTAG
- the LOC141696158 gene encoding uncharacterized protein LOC141696158, with protein MTSKKTSYVRKDMSPRKDNMTPLRQPPPPPHHKVINFISDKRNVREPQQDGLVISLPVGNCLIKRILVDNGSAANIMMLSILTQMGLVESDMSKKSTTLVGFSGETKRTSGEITLPTYAQGVNLLEKFCIIDVDSRYNIIMGRSWIHNLKAIPFTYHQMLNSQHHGEPKK; from the exons ATGACGTCAAAGAAGACGTCTTATGTCAGGAAGGACATGTCGCCTAGAAAGGATAACATGACACCACTAAGACaaccaccacctccaccacatCACAAGGTGATTAACTTCATTTCAG ACAAAAGAAACGTACGTGAACCACAACAGGATGGACTAGTTATCTCACTACCTGTGGGAAATTGCTTAATCAAAAGAATATTGGTGGACAATGGGAGCGCTGCCAACATCATGATGCTTAGCATACTAACACAAATGGGATTGGTGGAAAGTGATATGAGCAAGAAATCAACGACACTAGTGGGATTTAGTGGTGAGACAAAACGCACGTCGGGGGAAATCACATTGCCAACATATGCTCAAGGGGTCAATCTCTTGGAAAAATTCTGTATAATTGATGTGGATTCTAGGTACAATATAATCATGGGAAGGTCTTGGATCCATAACTTGAAGGCAATACCATTCACGTATCACCAAATGTTAAATTCCCAACACCATGGGGAGCCCAAGAAATAA
- the LOC141696157 gene encoding uncharacterized protein LOC141696157: protein MTLDQRDDNTSEDADSWMKTYKEYLQFGTMPTNNNEARIHRMKASRQTTYSLVYGTEAVLPTEVMIPTARYGLLTSDVKNIELSHDKDTVDELREMTKIRLASYQQRVANTYNKHVHIRNFRVSDMVLRKTFQNTMDVMTGKFADTW from the exons ATGACCCTTGATCAACGTGATGACAATACTAGTGAAGATGCAGACAGCTGGATGAAGACATACAAGGAATACTTGCAATTTGGAACAATGCCAACCAACAACAACGAAGCAAGGATTCATAGGATGAAGGCATCAA GACAGACGACATACAGTCTAGTCTACGGCACTGAAGCCGTGTTACCAACAGAGGTCATGATACCTACAGCAAGATATGGGCTCTTGACGAGTGACGTGAAAAACATAGAGTTGTCACACGACAAAGACACGGTGGATGAATTGCGAGAGATGACAAAAATTCGGTTAGCTTCTTATCAACAAAGGGTGGCCAATACCTACAACAAACATGTTCATATAAGAAATTTCCGTGTTAGTGACATGGTGCTGAGAAAAACGTTCCAGAACACTATGGACGTGATGACAGGGAAATTTGCTGACACTTGGTAA